The following coding sequences are from one Polyodon spathula isolate WHYD16114869_AA chromosome 7, ASM1765450v1, whole genome shotgun sequence window:
- the LOC121318241 gene encoding flocculation protein FLO11-like isoform X2 — translation MRVMVCVIGFMGLWIMSDSTDMTTEMTTAKNQPTSDVVTRNEASTTILPAPITSQSTSTKATTSMLSSDSSASMVISDATTQPASTATPDNAATIPINGTSSEAPKEQSSSPAPASQSNPTSSPTPANPSTSTSPSNPTSSPAPASQSNPTSSPTPANPSNPTSSPAPTNVSASTSPLASTSPPASANLSASTSTPVVTSPYISSPSNSTNPSASTSPLALASPSASTSPPASANLSASTSPSVTASSSISSPSNSTSLLASASPSASTSPTSSHLPNSTSTSITARTLNLPSSSAPGNTSKSSASAVTTSSAAPLTQVECVIQKGESTESTWILNDNRTCEDFKASKGLKLAEKLCSWLNIGSSCSLTMTNTKDGAIELLGLTVNMNQDNLKQKFGDINDFLNESKDENRSGDYSTLIAILLSSGVLLCIIIGFSAYATRQRRSYRKKRHQLTEELQTVENGYHDNPTLEVMEVQPEMQEKAANLNSDDGYIVPIDNLTKEELDGEEDTHL, via the exons GTCTTTGGATTATGTCTGACAGTACAGACATGACTACTGAGATGACAACTGCCAAGAATCAACCAACCAGTGATGTTGTAACTAGAAATGAGGCTTCAACGACAATCCTACCTGCACCTATTACAAGTCAATCAACTTCAACTAAAGCAACTACGTCAATGTTATCTTCGGATTCCAGTGCATCAATGGTCATCAGTGATGCCACAACTCAACCAGCTTCTACTGCCACTCCTGATAATGCCGCTACAATTCCAATTAATGGAACGT CAAGTGAAGCCCCTAAAGAACAATCTAGCTCACCTGCTCCAGCTAGCCAATCTAATCCAACTAGCTCACCTACTCCAGCTAACCCATCTACTTCAACTAGCCCATCTAATCCAACTAGCTCACCTGCTCCAGCTAGCCAATCTAATCCAACTAGCTCACCTACTCCAGCTAACCCATCTAATCCAACTAGCTCACCTGCTCCAACTAACGTATCTGCTTCAACTAGCCCACTTGCTTCAACTAGCCCACCTGCTTCAGCTAACCTATCTGCTTCAACTAGTACACCTGTTGTAACTAGCCCATATATATCTAGCCCATCTAATTCAACTAACCCATCTGCTTCAACTAGCCCACTTGCTCTAGCTAGCCCATCTGCTTCAACTAGCCCACCTGCTTCAGCTAACCTATCTGCTTCAACTAGCCCATCTGTTACAGCTAGCTCATCTATATCTAGCCCATCTAATTCAACTAGCCTTCTTGCTTCAGCTAGCCCATCTGCTTCAACTAGCCCTACTTCATCTCACCTACCTAATTCAACAAGCACATCTATTACAGCTAGAACATTAAACTTACCAAGTTCATCAGCTCCTGGAAATACATCAAAAAGCTCTGCCTCAGCTGTTACCACCTCTTCAGCAGCACCACTGACACAG GTAGAATGTGTTATCCAAAAAGGTGAAAGTACTGAGTCTACATGGATTTTAAATGACAACAGAACATGT GAAGATTTTAAAGCATCCAAAGGATTGAAATTGGCAGAAAAGTTGTGTTCCTGGCTGAACATCGGCTCCAGTTGTAGCCTAACAATGACGAATACAAAGGATGGAGCCATTGAACTCTTGGGACTTACTGTTAACA TGAATCAAGATaacttgaaacagaaatttgGTGATATAAACGATTTTCTAAATGAG TCCAAAGATGAAAACCGCTCTGGTGACTATTCTACACTGATTGCGATTCTCCTTTCGAGTGGGGTTCTTCTGTGCATAATCATTGGCTTCAGTGCGTATGCTACACGTCAAAGAAGATCCTATAGGAAGAAACGG CATCAACTCACAGAAGAGCTACAGACTGTTGAAAATGGTTACCATGACAACCCTACACTGGAGGTAATGGAGGTCCAGCCCGAGATGCAGGAGAAGGCGGCCAACCTGAACAGTGATGATGGCTATATTGTTCCAATTGACAACCTCACCAAGGAGGAACTAGACGGGGAAGAGGACACCCACTTATAA
- the LOC121318241 gene encoding flocculation protein FLO11-like isoform X1 — protein sequence MEIWLLRYRQPKLMYCLWIMSDSTDMTTEMTTAKNQPTSDVVTRNEASTTILPAPITSQSTSTKATTSMLSSDSSASMVISDATTQPASTATPDNAATIPINGTSSEAPKEQSSSPAPASQSNPTSSPTPANPSTSTSPSNPTSSPAPASQSNPTSSPTPANPSNPTSSPAPTNVSASTSPLASTSPPASANLSASTSTPVVTSPYISSPSNSTNPSASTSPLALASPSASTSPPASANLSASTSPSVTASSSISSPSNSTSLLASASPSASTSPTSSHLPNSTSTSITARTLNLPSSSAPGNTSKSSASAVTTSSAAPLTQVECVIQKGESTESTWILNDNRTCEDFKASKGLKLAEKLCSWLNIGSSCSLTMTNTKDGAIELLGLTVNMNQDNLKQKFGDINDFLNESKDENRSGDYSTLIAILLSSGVLLCIIIGFSAYATRQRRSYRKKRHQLTEELQTVENGYHDNPTLEVMEVQPEMQEKAANLNSDDGYIVPIDNLTKEELDGEEDTHL from the exons GTCTTTGGATTATGTCTGACAGTACAGACATGACTACTGAGATGACAACTGCCAAGAATCAACCAACCAGTGATGTTGTAACTAGAAATGAGGCTTCAACGACAATCCTACCTGCACCTATTACAAGTCAATCAACTTCAACTAAAGCAACTACGTCAATGTTATCTTCGGATTCCAGTGCATCAATGGTCATCAGTGATGCCACAACTCAACCAGCTTCTACTGCCACTCCTGATAATGCCGCTACAATTCCAATTAATGGAACGT CAAGTGAAGCCCCTAAAGAACAATCTAGCTCACCTGCTCCAGCTAGCCAATCTAATCCAACTAGCTCACCTACTCCAGCTAACCCATCTACTTCAACTAGCCCATCTAATCCAACTAGCTCACCTGCTCCAGCTAGCCAATCTAATCCAACTAGCTCACCTACTCCAGCTAACCCATCTAATCCAACTAGCTCACCTGCTCCAACTAACGTATCTGCTTCAACTAGCCCACTTGCTTCAACTAGCCCACCTGCTTCAGCTAACCTATCTGCTTCAACTAGTACACCTGTTGTAACTAGCCCATATATATCTAGCCCATCTAATTCAACTAACCCATCTGCTTCAACTAGCCCACTTGCTCTAGCTAGCCCATCTGCTTCAACTAGCCCACCTGCTTCAGCTAACCTATCTGCTTCAACTAGCCCATCTGTTACAGCTAGCTCATCTATATCTAGCCCATCTAATTCAACTAGCCTTCTTGCTTCAGCTAGCCCATCTGCTTCAACTAGCCCTACTTCATCTCACCTACCTAATTCAACAAGCACATCTATTACAGCTAGAACATTAAACTTACCAAGTTCATCAGCTCCTGGAAATACATCAAAAAGCTCTGCCTCAGCTGTTACCACCTCTTCAGCAGCACCACTGACACAG GTAGAATGTGTTATCCAAAAAGGTGAAAGTACTGAGTCTACATGGATTTTAAATGACAACAGAACATGT GAAGATTTTAAAGCATCCAAAGGATTGAAATTGGCAGAAAAGTTGTGTTCCTGGCTGAACATCGGCTCCAGTTGTAGCCTAACAATGACGAATACAAAGGATGGAGCCATTGAACTCTTGGGACTTACTGTTAACA TGAATCAAGATaacttgaaacagaaatttgGTGATATAAACGATTTTCTAAATGAG TCCAAAGATGAAAACCGCTCTGGTGACTATTCTACACTGATTGCGATTCTCCTTTCGAGTGGGGTTCTTCTGTGCATAATCATTGGCTTCAGTGCGTATGCTACACGTCAAAGAAGATCCTATAGGAAGAAACGG CATCAACTCACAGAAGAGCTACAGACTGTTGAAAATGGTTACCATGACAACCCTACACTGGAGGTAATGGAGGTCCAGCCCGAGATGCAGGAGAAGGCGGCCAACCTGAACAGTGATGATGGCTATATTGTTCCAATTGACAACCTCACCAAGGAGGAACTAGACGGGGAAGAGGACACCCACTTATAA